The Roseovarius sp. EL26 genome has a window encoding:
- a CDS encoding shikimate kinase, with translation MNWKLKKTVVLVGMMGAGKTAVGKALAVRLNAPFLDSDAEIVKAANRTIAEIFERDGEPFFRDRETEVIDRLLEEECCVLSTGGGAFLSDKNRALISDKGVSVWLNADLDLLWSRVKHKNTRPLLRVAKPYAKLKELYDQRVPLYAQADLSVPAHPDYSIEMMAEQVLEALSARSDVMEKNT, from the coding sequence ATGAATTGGAAGCTCAAAAAGACGGTTGTACTGGTCGGGATGATGGGTGCGGGTAAAACTGCAGTCGGCAAGGCATTAGCGGTCAGGCTGAATGCGCCATTTCTTGATTCGGACGCTGAAATTGTGAAAGCGGCAAATCGGACCATCGCAGAGATCTTTGAACGGGACGGCGAGCCGTTTTTCAGGGATCGGGAAACCGAAGTGATTGATCGATTGCTCGAAGAAGAATGCTGCGTTCTTTCAACCGGAGGGGGCGCGTTTCTGTCAGATAAAAACCGAGCTCTGATTTCCGATAAAGGTGTCTCGGTGTGGCTGAATGCAGATCTGGATCTGTTATGGTCACGCGTGAAACATAAAAACACCCGGCCTTTGCTTCGTGTGGCAAAACCATATGCAAAGCTTAAAGAGTTATATGATCAGCGTGTCCCTCTCTATGCGCAGGCAGATCTGAGTGTTCCGGCGCATCCGGATTATTCGATTGAGATGATGGCAGAGCAGGTTCTTGAGGCGCTGAGCGCGCGGAGCGATGTGATGGAGAAAAATACATGA